The Bombyx mori chromosome 20, ASM3026992v2 genomic sequence CGTTGTGACCTACAGCCTATCAGATATACAGACAACACTccaattatatgtattatacagTCCGGAGTTGACCAAAACCGAGGCTCTCTGAAGGCTCTCTGCCGACAAAAATACTGTGACCATAGACTTCGTTCAAAAGTGGacagtattttttattcaattctagTTCCGCATTCATTTGTTGTGAACAAACATTTCATCAAATAGGCCGTCCGCACGGTGCTGCTGGTTTTCCGGGATATCTAGTTGCATCAGAACCAGCCTCAAGGGTTACTCTCCGAAACCGCGTTCTACCATCCTCCTGGCGCCAACGCGCTAGaatgacggtagcgtgcggccaCAACCATCTCTAGTAGCCCCGTGACCATAACCGGGAGGAGATTCATCTCCTCATCATTACAAACTACCCGCCTTAACGGTTGTAGAGAAAAAAGAAACAGTGAAGTAGTCTGAAATTGAAATTGCGCCTTTGATCAGTGCTCGGTAATGTAGATttaattctatattttatttcgcACTTGTATGTTGATGAGCGAGATTGATACGGTCTACGTGATTGCGAGTAGTCACCTTCGTTGATGGACGTTAGCAATTCCATAAACCTTTGTCAAAAAAGCCTTTCAATTTCTCtgtgctttttttcctacctattctagtgacgagtaaatgagctcacggggttctaaCCTGacgagtttgctaacactagttctAACTagatcagtgcttcgcaaaatctaccaccggatcggaaatgcaaccaactgagaagatccggtgagaaactccgTGAGCATTGTCACCCTTAAACGGAATATGTTATGCAAGTGTCACTAGTTTTTGGCTGGGATCCAGAACAGTGAAAATTATCAGCACTCGTAGGTGGGTCTTGTGTTCATTGCTCGAAtggtaaacaaaataataatatttatagaaacATCTAGACTATTCTAGACGTCCGTGAGTAACGTTATATATTTACGTTCTGGATGTTTAGAGTAATGGGTTTCttgtttttagatttattactatggctcggttttatcgttaaaatgaatataatatatgtatattcttttttatgtatttgtatggatcagcttgttggacaacgaaagtggcggatgaaaggcgattgcatgcagcagagatgcgaatgttgcgatggatgtgtggagtaacgagaatggatagaatacggaatgaatatgttagaggaagtctgaaagtggcacctgtgacagagaagctgagaagtgcgcgtttgggatggtatggacatgtgatgagacggaatgaaaatgaggttgttaagagagtgttaactatgaatgtggaaggatttagaggaagaggtagacttaagaagaaatggatgaattgtgtgaaagacgatatgggtaggaggggagtgagcgaagaaatggtatatgatagaagagtatggaaggagaaaacatgttgcgccgaccccaggtaactgggagaagggcaggataatgatgatgattctAATTCTCACTGCCATCCGAATGTGGTATTAGTTGTCGTcaatttttcaaagttattagGAAAACAAATCCGAAAatctctgtctctttctctctcaGTCAATTTCAGTTTGGTGTATCAgtattgaattttataaaattgaaaagcttagatattttttttttattgcttatatgggtggacgagctcacagcccacctggtgttaagtggttactggagcgcatagacatctacaacgtaaatacgccacccaccttgagatataagttctaaggtctcaagtatagttacaacggctgccccacccttctaaccgaaacgcattactgcttcacggccgaaataggcagggcggtagtacccacccgcgcggattcacaagaggttctaccaccagtaattatgcaaattataattttgcgggtttgcaattacgcaaattataatttttattacacgatgttattccttcaccatggaagtcaatcgtgaacatttgttgagtacgtatttcattagaaaaattggtacccgcctgagattcgaacaccggtgcatcgcattAGACTACCGGTCCATTagatatttatgttatgtatAATTCTCGAAATTACTTAGAAAGTtcgaaacaaaataaatcacgtattaaaaaacaaaaaaaaacactattgtGACTATAAAGtgaatttttggaacgaagttccttacggcaggcttggaggggatagggattttgctgcgcgaccgaactgacaaaaatgtgatagtaaaaccgtaagaaaaaatccgtggaaaaaagtgcgtggaataaaaccgttaaatgagacgtgcgcaggcgcgacagtcgcatacacaagcgagtagtgtataatacctttctctttctccctctttattttacttttacataCTTTCCtgcacttaaataaaaactaatcagcaaaatttaagagaaaaatcaagaaaacctacataaaattgagcacgattttttttttgcaaattgtgtcgattctacattagccgaaggaacttcgttcctacctggtgtcccacgacacaacatcttttttttattaatttctaaaTTTGTGATCAAGATAAGACATAGCTTTTAagtaaaaacttatttattatttttttatccactcatcgattttaaataaataaataaaagttcataACGTATCATACGTAATCCATACGTAATCAGCATATCTTCAATACGTAACATATGAGATAACGAAAGTTCCATTAATGTAATTCTGGGAGGAATTCTCAGACTCAAATGCAGTAACATGCCAAGTTCGCCAATTGTTGTTCTTTTTATGTGATCCGGTAACATCAGTTATTTCCCGATCGCAAAAGGATTTGCCGAAACAAAATCAcatgttcatttttattatacagagCTTGTTATTCGACTGTTGCTATTTCGTTACGAAGTTACCTAATTTACAAACTATAGTGTGTAATGTAGTGAGTGTATTGTagtgaatctatatattaatacgtgaagcaaaaactttgtatccgtttttacgaaaattgcgcggacggaggagtatgaaattttccacacttatagagaatatagagaagaagtgcacaatgctaatatttttttaaataatgcataaaagatacattaaatcaataaagaaaacattacacataccatgtatttgacgcacacacgcatgcatactatttattgtcaaacttttgttcttgacgtctgtggtcaaattgagaatagattaaatattctttgtctttattaatatttttctatagtgtatgtAGCctaggcgaaatttgtgattatagtatgtgtacaaatttacaattccaattaattatagtcgaatttcgactactgtgggacctctagttatacaAAAAGTACaaactttaaaacaatatagtgctcaataaatttttattattaaaaaccttacgcaaatgtattaataaatttataaattggtCGCTTTATGACAAAATCGTTTCTTGTAAATATGAATGCTAGGTACAATATTTAGACAATTTTATGAAAGAAGAGTTATCAAAAAATTAGCGTCCCCATACGTCGAAGAGGTAATAATATCCGTATCCTCTAGCTGATTGGAATCGGACCGTGACGTTGTTCTGACTGAGCCCGCCAGACAGGATCCAGGCTGATGCGTACTGAGTTGCCCCAACTTCCGTGGCCTGTATAGCCGTAATGCGCGTCGTTGCGTTACCGCGATACACTATGTCTTGGTATTGAATAGTATTCGGCCTAGCTGGCTGGTATACGTAGGatctgaaaaacaaaaaattttttgtctcAATCACgtgatcataataataaatagctgggaacaaaCCACGCCCTGTACCGTACTGGTGGtgcaggtggtaggacctcttgtgagtcggcacgggtaggtaccaccatcctgcctatttttgccgtgaagcagtaatgcgtttcggtttgaagggtggggcagccgttataactatactgagaccttagagcttatatctcaaggtgtgtggcgcatttacgttttagatgtctatgggctccggtaaccacttaacaccaggtgggctgtgagctcttccacaatctaagcaataaaaaaaaatacccccCACGACCTCAATTTAGgtttccctgtgttatgggtaccagagccTGATAAACacacttatatatgtttaaagttATACATTTATAGATAATAGACAGCCAGAAAAACACCAAACAAACTTGTTCGTCAAACAACGTTTGCTcgacgtgggaatcgaacccacgaccctcggcgctaCAGTCAGGCccgctaactattgcaccactGAGTCAGCCTCTCAGTTTGATCAACGAGGAAGAGAAGAGGTGCCACAATAAGAATTGTACTATAAgttaacccgcaaaattataatttgcgttattactggtggtaggacctcttgtgagtccgcacgggtaggtaccacctccctgcctatttcagccgtgaagcagtaatgcgtttcggtttgaagggtggggcagccgttataactatactcagaccttagaacttatatctcaaggtgcgtggcgcatttacgttgtagatgtctatgggctccagtaaccacttaacaccaggtgggctgtgagcttgtccactcattaaaaaaataaaataaaaaaaaagttacgcaCGAATTTAAATCTAATACTTAATCCAGAATACACTTTTTATTGTTACTAGAGGTCTCgcagttgtcgaaattcgactataattaattggaattgtaagtttgtacactattatgattgtattttatacttctacaatcataaatttcgccaaggctactctactcaatttgagcacagacgtcaagaacaaaagtttgacaataaatagtatgcatgcgtgtgtgcgtcaaatacatggtatgtagtgtgtgtaatgttttctttattgatttaatgtatgttttgtgcaatattttaaaaaaatgttagtattgtgcacttcttctctatattctctataattgtggaaaatttcatactcctccgttcgcgcaattttcgtaaaaagggatacaaagtttttgcttcacgtattaatatatagatttattcagTACTGGTATACGAGTCTACAATGTTGATTGAACTTCAAAGTTTCGTTAAGTGCTTGATAAATTAGAAATGCTGAAATTACGGAAGCAATAATGATATAATTAACACTCGTCTTAAGATAACGCTTAATTTGAATACAGTGACCACTAATTTTTTAATCAACTATTGATTTACGATAAAGAGGCATGTTCGCATGAATCATAGCTGATTACGGGTTTTTTTGAATTGACGGAAACATTATAATCAAATGAATACAGTTCGTTTAAcgattgataaaaatatttattgagcgacttaataataatagtagtagACAAACAATATGTGCACAGAATAAGttgttaaatgaataaataatagtttaaaaaactaacaaaatacgcttatatagaaaatccaactaaaaaatagaaaataaattttaataaatttgtattaaaaatagtgtaagaaaaaatgattttattgtaaaaaaaactcgTGGGGTGCTTGGTATCAgtagttgtaaatattttatgaacagatatgagtagaagggttattttgacaatatcctgaaaagcaccccgcgctttttttacaatataataattttttcttacactatttttaattcaaatttattaaaatttattttctattctttaGTCGGATTTTCTACAATAGCGTAATCAAAATCAgcggggtcaaaatcatgttcaaagattccgttacatattaacatacatgcgtctgaagctaataaaagcgtattaaaaataccgCTTACCGCCTCTTAGTACGTTTTGTGAACACACAATCTTTCGGGACAAATAAATAGGAagtaccactcaccatcaggtgggccgtatgctcgtctgcctacaagggcaataaatttttttttacaacaaacctttgaaaagtaattaaaatagattttaccTGTACAAAAGTCTGTCTCCTGTACTAACGTAGCCAACGATTAGGTTGGCTCTCGTACTAGACGGTAGTATGGCCGCATTGGTAGCAGCCAACACGACTAACGCGAAGACCAAAATTGTATTCATctgccaaaaaaaataaaatgtttaataaaaattgttattgtaaaatttGAGAACCACATGCACATCTAGTCAAAAGGCACATGATTTTAAACTATAGTATTAGGATATTAGGGAATTATTCTCAAATTCCTGTTTcgtacaaaaacttttttttttctaattaaagcaATGCTTTCGCAAATTTAACAAgcagttaaagtttttttttatattcaccaTAATAATATCctaaatgtttaagatgttcatATCACAAgttcgaaatatatttttttgttacgctTATTAATAATTAGGGAGACTATTAATCAGATATAACGAATACAATCattgtatacaaaatatttggtctcatgataataaatattcaatatcaTATACATAGTGATtctttatcaataaaatttttatcaGTTGCTCATCGTATGAATCATAGTTGATTAGGTTTTTTAAGAATAGGTTTTATTGCTTTCGACTGCACGTAGTTCTTACTGCCGGCCATTGCCATCGACAATGCCAGGGACGCAACCTCTGTCTctcgtaaaaaataaaataatttgggtATATTCCAATCCGTAtgaaatctgaagtaaattgaGGTCGAAAAAAATCGAGCTGCACATACGTAGATGCGGTTCTTTATTATGTAgaatgtgtatttatttatatgcgtatctttattatttagaaGCCAATTTAccgttactagaggtcccgcagtagccataattaataaacttggaattgtaagtttgtacactgttatgattgtattttatacttctataatcacaaatttcgccaagactacactataaaaaatattaacaaagacaaacaatatttaatctattctcaatttgacaacagacgtcaagaacaaaagtttgacaataaatagtatgcatgcgtgtgtgcatcaaatacatcgtatgtagtgtgtgttatgttttctttattgatttaatgtatcttttattcattattaaaaaaatatattagcattgtgcacttcttctctatattctctataagtgtggaaaatttcatactcctccgtccgcgcaattttcgtaaaaagggatacaaagtttttgcttcacgtatatagatTTTGATATAGGTATAATTACACCTTTTGTTTTCAGTGCCATTGCCCAATGTTCAATTTAACTTCATTACCCCTCACCGTCGTCATGACCTCTATATTTTTTCCCCCTTTAATCCCTCATAGCCTTAGAGGTTATTATACCATACACGACCTCATTCGTCTGTGACAATAGCTTGAATTTAACGATATCAATGAACCACATATAGACAGAGTACTAAGTCATTAATACCTCATTTAATATttcacaatataatatttaaaaatgcatTTCACTCTATGTCTAACCCAGCCTTTGGTTGACTGTTAGGGAATGCCTTAGGCACTAAGTCCGCTACTGTACTATTATGCATAAAGTTTAATAAATCGATAAAGACAAAAATTCTGTTAATTGCAGTCAAAGGTACATAAAGACTATATTAtgtttttactagctgacccggcaaatgTTGCAtttccatataaattatttctaggaaagataaatgacctagataccgactacagcgccatctgccgggctggtttgtgaatctaagccatccaaggtgccacccaaacgcatacaaaaaaaatcattcaagtcggtccagccgtttaggagttcagtgacaaacacacgcacagaagaaatatataaagatGAGACAACGTGATAATAACATAAgcataataagaaataaaatttacctTTTAAATGTGCCACTGATTGTTGACAGCAACGATTGTTACACCAACTCTGCGATGAAATACCCTACTTCTTAAGTTGTTATATATCTGTATGACATTATGTGATAAGATAAAATATCAACATGCAAGATAGTGTGACGAATAGATATCATTTCTATGAGGAGTACACTTGTAACACGATATGTCACGGTGGAGGGTAAGCTATGCGCTTTCGCCCATTACTGGGAAGATACATATATAAGACTTGTGATTATGATCTTATGATCTTAGAAGTTTTAGGCTCAACGCGCAGAAGTATGACATCTTAGGTGACTTACGTCTGAAACAAGAGCACAGTAGTTACGAAAACTACATAGTACACTCTTCCTAGTGTCTTagagtaatctatactaatatataaatctacagtggtttttacggatgttccattataactactgaaccatgcatccgattgacttgaaacttggtatccgtgtggtaaacacatgtacttaatggataggctaatatttatatgagtgttggactccctacaccagttgcgggggcgttaataatgggggtgagaaataataatgttaattttaaatgcccagcgaagcggacgggtacagccaGTTACCTATAAGACAACGACAAAATCATACAATGACTATTAAGATTAATTATTACGCCTGAAATAATCGGgtttttcttcttctcagtcgtgtcactcttgatagagtggtcgtgatcgtcatgtagtgttggaaggggcagacttgatgcgtctcacgatgtcgcgccatctcttaTTTTAAGAATTTCGAGTTTAGCCTCGTGTAGGAGAAGTATGTGCTgtttacatttataataaataccaaTGAAACAGAATGCGTAAAGGTAATAAATAGATTATGTTCatttcatttgaattttaatgattattctaattgataaatcattattttaattgatagtaatatttttttcataattctgGGAAAGGAAAGAAAgtgctaagaaaaaaaaaagaaaaaaaaccaattaattATGTTGCGTTCTTATCGATGAAATATTTACCGCCAATAATGAACAAATCTGATGTTATTCGGTGATTATTGATCGGtgataatgttattaaaattcgtTACTGATCTTTTCTCGAATACTCATATATGCAGTCAGTTATGCTCTTCACTGTAATTAATAAACGATACGGCCGATTCGTTGGACGTTCTTTGATTTAACTTCAATCTGTTCGTTGCCGAACTTCAAAAGATTACTAGCTAAACCAATTTAACaatttcctgaaaatttcatcCAAATCGGTAAGGCCGTTTCGGCttcaaacatacataaaaaCATCGACTTTTATATATGAATAGACAGACGAACGTATGTAGTTACGATTCGcccggtattaagtgattatcggaCTTAATCGGTACCCGGTAAACAGAATTAATGTCTGCtatagttttatcatttaatacCAGTGTACGAGGTGTCTTAGTAATGGGCGGTTCCCCTAGAAGGTACAGctatgttttactggtggtaggacctctagtgagttcgcacgggtaggtaccaccaccctgcctatttctgccccgtgaagcagtaatgcgtttcggcatgaagggcgggacagccgttgtaactatactgagaccttagaacttatatctcaaggtgggtggcgcatttacgttgtaaattacTATGGTCTAaatatccagtaaccacttaataccaggtgggctgtgagggcgtccacccatctaggaaataaaaaataaaaaactacatttGGGACGCAAAATTGTTTCATGGCAAATATGTGCGCAGCAACCTAATAGCATTTTATGCAGCTCAAAAAATACCGTACAACTGTGATAGTTGGTTCTTTTGCAACCTAACCGTCAATAGCAAATCCAGCTATATCGTTTAAATACGAATCAAACATGGCTTGCAAAGCGAGGCTTAGTTTCAGAAAACCTGCCGTCAAATAGGCAGGAAAATTGGCCGGTAGACTTTTTGGTATTGATATTAAAAAGCCGCCATAGATAAAGGTCGGATCAACTGTATGTAATCTTTAACAGGTGGTAGGTAACGTCTTTAAGCTGATGATGGAATTTTTGAAAGCGAGGCTTAGTTTCAGAAAACCTGCCATCAACTAGGCAGTAAAATTGGCCGGTAGACTTTTTGGTATTGATATTAAAAAGCCGCCATGGATAAAGGTCGGATCAACTGTATGTAATCTTTAACTGGTATTAGGGCGTCTTTAAGCTGATGATGGAATTTTTGGcagtatatttgtatttttatgaatGCTATGATTTCGTACTATTTGAAGGAACATACATGCTAAGAACCTTTAACtactcttttaaaaataattgtacaaactttttttttaatagttagcATGATATTTCTACGAGCTTCGAGAACATTTCCGATAGTACCAGTCGATTCGAAACCGTTTTCGCTATCTGCCGATAGATGACGTGACTTCTTGCATGTTCCCGATAGTGCCAGTTGTTTTGATATCCGTTTCAGCTATTTGATGATAGATGGCGCACTTGTATCGGCCTAAcagtattttatgtattttttttaataacgacAAAACCGTGATTAAAAGATCTTAATCTTTGAAACTATTAggactaagcaataataaatcaTGGTTATCACACTAACATCTGCTACGCGTAAAATAACTagaatacttttttaattttcatacgAAAATGTTATTAGTGAACTAGGTATAATAATCTAAGTGTCAAAACACTCATACAGCTTAAGTGACAGCGAACACAGAAAGCTAAAAAAATACACGTAAAGACACTTTTGCGACTTACCTAATGCTTTGATTAGTCCATACACGACACTATAGATTAGAACCCATCATTAAGCCTTATCACagacaaataatacaattgaaattataggtagtctagatttttattttgaaattaatttataatgttgCCACAGTAATTTACAgtccgaaaaaaaaagataaggaaGCTTCGTAATAAATACGCgaatcattaattaaaaaaatggggAGAACGAATTTTTTGTGcaaacgaaaaaacaaaaacttcgtGTCTTTGCATGTAAACGTCCAGAATATGCATTTTAGCGTCCCCAAACTTGTACTGTAAAGCTAAATCCTCTTCGCGGCGCGTTCACGAACTGAAGATTCACGAAAGTGAAGCCGACGCCGCCTCCGGTGCGGCGGACGCTAGCGAACTGCGTCGATCCTCGGACGCGGACGGCCCTGACGCGTCTACCGGCAGGCGCCGTGTACCTCACGTTGACAGCCCGCGAGTTAGTTGTAGCAGCACGGCTCACAACAAAGCTGAAACAAACAGATCATGTTTTATAGGACTGTACACCCTTAATTCCCAAAGTGGTCGATGGTccattgcttaggtgggtggacgaactcacagcccacctggtgttaagtggttactggagcccatagacatctacaacgtaaatgcgccacccaccttgagatttcagttctaaggtatagttacaacgactaccccacccctcaaaccgaaacgcattactgcttcacggcagaaataggtagagtggtggtacctacccgcacggactcacaagaggtcctaccaccagtaaccgtCAGACCTAATCTTCACATTTTTTGTCGAGTTATGGGAATACGGTCCATAGGGAAAGCGGCGCGTCAGTGGACCGTACACACTATGGGGGGACGACATTAGAAAAGTTGCTAGACCACACTGAATTTATGTCCCCAGagacaaaacaaaatgga encodes the following:
- the LOC101738476 gene encoding uncharacterized protein LOC101738476 isoform X1 — its product is MATAGPLVTMNTILVFALVVLAATNAAILPSSTRANLIVGYVSTGDRLLYRSYVYQPARPNTIQYQDIVYRGNATTRITAIQATEVGATQYASAWILSGGLSQNNVTVRFQSARGYGYYYLFDVWGR
- the LOC101738476 gene encoding uncharacterized protein LOC101738476 isoform X2, with translation MNTILVFALVVLAATNAAILPSSTRANLIVGYVSTGDRLLYRSYVYQPARPNTIQYQDIVYRGNATTRITAIQATEVGATQYASAWILSGGLSQNNVTVRFQSARGYGYYYLFDVWGR
- the LOC101738736 gene encoding uncharacterized protein LOC101738736, which gives rise to MKFALLFVLTAIVAVSTNEVADPRSTDRSNALSIGSITSSDRLLRSFVVSRAATTNSRAVNVRYTAPAGRRVRAVRVRGSTQFASVRRTGGGVGFTFVNLQFVNAPRRGFSFTVQVWGR